In Clostridium sp., one DNA window encodes the following:
- a CDS encoding helix-turn-helix transcriptional regulator encodes MKNHIRYYRKKYGMTQEELAKVIGVTRQTIIAIENDKYNPTLELAMKLAKYLQVAVEELFILE; translated from the coding sequence ATGAAAAATCATATAAGATATTATCGAAAAAAATATGGTATGACTCAGGAGGAACTGGCAAAGGTTATTGGGGTTACAAGGCAGACCATTATAGCCATAGAGAACGACAAGTACAATCCAACCCTTGAGCTGGCTATGAAACTGGCAAAATATCTACAGGTGGCAGTAGAAGAACTTTTTATACTGGAATGA